One Ardenticatenales bacterium DNA segment encodes these proteins:
- a CDS encoding ribonuclease Z, with product MFEIIFLGTSASTPSVHRGLSAHMVLHRQYRFLIDVGEGTQRQILQSGLGFKRLDKVLLTHGHLDHILGLGGLVSTLSRWETLERLEIYGGQSALDRVGDLVFRVALRGARPPVGIDLVPLRPRMTVVEDSKFTLTAFPVSHRGAECFGFLFTEKARRPFLAEKAEALGIPPGPERGRLVQGQAITLADGTVVRPDDVLGEVIAGTRYVHVGDAGETDNLLDVCQDADTLVIESTYIDADAEMAHQFGHLTAGQAARLARDANVKTLILTHLSRRYYERQIKQEARAIFPNTYVARDFDRFQVTREGTVRLSRGQGGAWNGEAEE from the coding sequence ATGTTTGAAATCATCTTTTTAGGAACATCCGCATCAACGCCGTCTGTCCATCGTGGGTTGTCGGCGCATATGGTGCTGCATCGCCAATATCGCTTTCTCATTGACGTAGGCGAGGGCACGCAGCGGCAAATTTTGCAGAGCGGCCTGGGCTTTAAGCGGCTGGATAAGGTGCTGCTGACGCATGGGCATCTGGACCACATTCTGGGATTAGGGGGACTGGTTTCCACGCTTAGCCGCTGGGAAACATTGGAGCGATTGGAGATTTATGGGGGCCAATCGGCGCTGGACCGCGTCGGCGACTTGGTTTTTCGCGTTGCCTTGCGCGGGGCGCGTCCCCCGGTGGGTATCGATCTGGTGCCGTTGCGTCCGCGCATGACGGTGGTAGAAGACAGCAAATTTACGCTGACGGCGTTTCCGGTGTCGCATCGGGGGGCGGAGTGTTTTGGCTTTTTGTTTACGGAGAAGGCGCGTCGCCCATTTTTGGCGGAGAAGGCGGAGGCATTGGGGATCCCTCCTGGGCCGGAGCGGGGGCGGTTGGTGCAGGGGCAGGCGATTACGCTGGCGGATGGCACGGTGGTGCGGCCTGATGATGTTTTGGGGGAGGTGATTGCCGGCACGCGCTACGTCCATGTTGGCGATGCGGGGGAAACTGACAACTTGTTGGACGTCTGCCAGGATGCGGATACATTGGTGATCGAATCCACCTACATTGACGCCGACGCGGAGATGGCCCATCAATTTGGACACCTCACCGCCGGCCAGGCTGCGCGGCTGGCGCGTGACGCCAACGTCAAAACCTTGATCCTGACCCACCTTTCGCGTCGCTACTACGAGCGCCAGATCAAACAAGAAGCGCGCGCTATTTTTCCCAACACCTACGTGGCCCGTGACTTTGACCGCTTCCAGGTGACGCGCGAGGGCACGGTGCGCCTTTCTCGCGGTCAGGGCGGCGCGTGGAACGGGGAAGCCGAGGAGTAA
- a CDS encoding ATPase produces the protein MSDPSRPLTFLCLASELKGVPFLVEAHRQGCRTILVVAEAYAQAEWPWSSIDELFRMPDLSRQPDVTYGVSYLARNHHIDRIVALDDFDVETAADLREHLRIAGMGHTTARHFRDKLAMRVTARDKGILVPPFTGVFNYDDLRAFMADVPPPWVLKPRFEAGAIGIRKLGDAEGVWRALDDLGDKQSFYLLEKFVAGDVYHVDAIVWQGEVVFSRASRYGLPPLAVTHGGGVFSSRTLPLRSAESVALLSLNQQLMTGLGMVRGVSHSEYIRGAADGRFYFLETAARVGGANLDRMVAAASEVDLWTEAARLEIADVRGESYTPPAAKDENAGILICLSRQEHPDLSAYNDPEIVWRLPKPHHAGVIVASPDAARVEQLINAYAGRFAQDFLAIAPPQAPTRV, from the coding sequence ATGTCTGATCCATCCCGTCCCCTTACGTTTTTGTGCCTGGCCAGCGAATTGAAAGGCGTGCCCTTTCTGGTCGAGGCGCATCGCCAGGGATGCCGCACCATTCTGGTCGTGGCGGAGGCTTATGCGCAGGCGGAATGGCCGTGGTCGAGCATTGACGAACTGTTTCGGATGCCGGATCTGTCGCGGCAGCCGGACGTCACTTACGGGGTCAGTTACCTGGCGCGTAATCATCACATTGACCGTATCGTGGCCCTGGATGATTTTGACGTGGAGACGGCGGCGGACTTGCGTGAACATTTGCGAATTGCCGGCATGGGCCACACCACCGCCCGTCATTTCCGCGACAAACTCGCCATGCGCGTGACGGCGCGGGACAAGGGCATTCTTGTGCCCCCGTTCACCGGCGTCTTCAACTACGACGACTTGCGCGCCTTCATGGCCGACGTGCCGCCGCCGTGGGTGCTGAAACCCCGCTTCGAGGCCGGCGCGATTGGCATTCGCAAGTTAGGGGATGCGGAAGGCGTGTGGCGGGCGCTGGATGATCTGGGCGACAAGCAATCATTCTACCTGCTGGAGAAGTTTGTGGCGGGGGATGTGTACCACGTGGACGCGATTGTGTGGCAGGGTGAGGTGGTTTTCAGCCGTGCCAGCCGTTATGGGCTGCCGCCGCTGGCCGTCACGCATGGGGGCGGGGTGTTCAGCAGCCGCACACTGCCATTGCGCAGCGCGGAATCCGTGGCCCTGCTGTCGCTGAATCAGCAGTTGATGACGGGGTTGGGCATGGTGCGCGGCGTCAGCCATTCGGAGTACATTCGCGGCGCAGCGGATGGCCGTTTCTATTTTCTGGAGACGGCAGCGCGGGTTGGCGGGGCTAATCTGGACAGGATGGTGGCGGCGGCCAGCGAGGTGGATTTGTGGACGGAGGCGGCGCGGTTGGAGATAGCGGATGTGCGCGGCGAATCTTATACACCACCGGCGGCGAAGGATGAGAATGCCGGCATTCTCATCTGCCTCTCCCGCCAGGAACATCCCGACCTCTCCGCTTACAACGACCCAGAAATCGTCTGGCGACTGCCTAAGCCCCACCATGCCGGCGTCATCGTCGCCTCTCCTGATGCGGCGCGCGTCGAGCAGCTCATCAACGCCTACGCCGGCCGCTTCGCCCAGGATTTCCTGGCCATCGCCCCGCCCCAAGCCCCCACCCGCGTTTGA